One window from the genome of Nicotiana tomentosiformis chromosome 5, ASM39032v3, whole genome shotgun sequence encodes:
- the LOC104107201 gene encoding steroid 5-alpha-reductase DET2-like, whose protein sequence is MAMTQIFREILFQEPSSIFNKIMEVMNLVFSAILGISETFGKQNLEYSKFWNLNSKKQVKAKVPSRMGMLIAYTPSLIACLSFFWIFPNGGIRFFMLNSAIALHFFKRVLEVLFVHKYSGAMAMNSAITISSSYLMAFSSLIYIQHLTEGSSEPNIDLKYLGFIVFMVGIIGNFYYHFLLSNMRKKGENGYKIPKGGLFNLVICPHYLFEIVTFLGFSLISQTLFSFSSTIGTLFYLMGRSYATRKWYLSKFEDFPRTVKALIPFVF, encoded by the exons ATGGCCATGACACAAATATTTAGAGAAATATTATTTCAAGAACCAAGttcaattttcaacaaaatcATGGAAGTGATGAATTTAGTATTTTCTGCAATATTGGGTATTTCAGAAACTTTTGGAAAACAGAATCTTGAATATTCAAAGTTTTGGAATTTGAATTCTAAGAAGCAAGTCAAAGCTAAGGTCCCAAGTAGAATGGGAATGCTTATAGCTTATACCCCTAGTCTAATAGCATGTCTAAGTTTCTTTTGGATCTTCCCAAATGGCGGAATCAGATTTTTCATGCTCAACTCTGCTATTGCCCTGCATTTCTTCAAAAGAGTTCTTGAG GTTCTGTTTGTGCACAAGTATAGTGGTGCCATGGCTATGAACTCTGCAATTACTATTTCCTCATCCTACTTGATGGCCTTTTCAAGCCTAATATATATTCAACATTTGACTGAAGGATCATCAGAGCCAAATATTGACTTGAAGTACCTTGGTTTTATTGTATTTATGGTGGGAATTATTGGcaatttttattaccattttctCCTTTCTAATATGAGAAAAAAGGGTGAAAATGGTTATAAGATTCCCAAAGGTGGCCTATTTAACTTAGTTATATGCCCTCATTACCTTTTTGAGATTGTAACATTTCTTGGGTTTTCTCTTATTAGTCAaactttgttttctttttcttctaccATAGGCACATTATTTTATTTGATGGGGAGGAGTTATGCTACTAGGAAATGGTACCTATCCAAATTTGAAGATTTCCCTAGAACTGTCAAGGCTTTAATACCTTTtgtattttaa